One Paraburkholderia dioscoreae DNA segment encodes these proteins:
- a CDS encoding CBS domain-containing protein, whose amino-acid sequence MRVSDILKVKGNTLFTVTPDTTLHDAVNTMAEHDIGSLVVMEYGDLVGMLTFREIILTLSKNGGSVGTSTIRKVMDDHPLTCTPETDVNEVRRMMLEHHVRYLPVLESRTLMGVISFYDVAKAVVEEQGFENRMLKAYIRDWPEEQQEQQPAR is encoded by the coding sequence ATGCGAGTCAGCGACATCCTCAAAGTCAAAGGCAACACCCTTTTCACGGTTACGCCGGATACCACGCTGCACGACGCAGTCAATACCATGGCGGAGCACGACATCGGCTCGCTGGTGGTGATGGAATACGGCGACCTCGTCGGCATGCTGACTTTTCGCGAAATTATTTTGACGCTGAGCAAGAACGGCGGCAGCGTCGGCACGTCCACCATCCGCAAGGTCATGGACGATCATCCGCTCACCTGCACGCCCGAAACGGACGTGAACGAAGTTCGCCGCATGATGCTCGAACACCACGTGCGTTATCTGCCGGTGCTGGAAAGCCGCACGCTGATGGGCGTGATCTCGTTCTACGACGTCGCCAAGGCAGTGGTCGAAGAGCAGGGCTTCGAAAACCGCATGCTCAAGGCCTATATCCGCGACTGGCCGGAAGAACAGCAGGAACAGCAACCGGCGCGCTAA
- a CDS encoding O-acetylhomoserine aminocarboxypropyltransferase: MSANRFDTLALHAGAAPDPTTGARATPIYQTTSFSFRDSDHAAALFNMERAGHVYSRISNPTVAVFEERVAALENGAGAIGTASGQAALHLAIATLMGAGSHIVASSALYGGSHNLLHYTLRRFGIETTFVKPGDLGAWRAALRPNTRLLFGETLGNPGLDVLDIAAVAQIAHEHRVPLLVDSTFTTPYLLKPFEHGADFVYHSATKFLGGHGTTIGGVLVDGGTFDFEASGRFPEFTEPYDGFHGMVFTEESTVAPFLLRARREGLRDFGACLHPQAAWQLLQGIETLPLRMERHVANTRRVVDFLAGHAAVEAVAYPELPTHPDHALAKRLLPRGAGAVFSFNLRGDRAAGRSFIEALSLFSHLANVGDARSLVIHPASTTHFRMDTAALAAAGIAEGTIRLSIGLEDPDDLIDDLKRALKAAQKAGSSSALHGGASGSAAQPRPESA; this comes from the coding sequence ATGTCCGCGAACCGTTTCGACACGCTTGCGCTGCACGCCGGCGCTGCTCCCGACCCGACCACCGGCGCGCGCGCCACGCCGATCTATCAGACTACCTCGTTTTCGTTCCGCGATTCGGACCACGCCGCGGCGCTCTTCAATATGGAGCGCGCCGGTCACGTTTATTCGCGCATCTCGAACCCGACCGTGGCCGTATTCGAGGAACGCGTAGCCGCCCTGGAAAACGGCGCGGGCGCGATCGGCACGGCGAGCGGCCAGGCGGCTCTGCATCTGGCCATCGCCACGCTGATGGGCGCGGGCTCGCATATCGTCGCCTCCAGCGCGCTGTACGGCGGCTCGCACAATCTGCTGCACTACACGTTGCGGCGCTTCGGCATCGAGACGACTTTCGTCAAACCCGGCGACCTCGGCGCGTGGCGCGCCGCGCTGCGCCCAAACACGCGGCTGCTGTTCGGCGAGACTCTCGGCAATCCGGGGCTCGACGTACTCGATATCGCCGCCGTCGCGCAGATCGCGCATGAGCACCGCGTGCCGCTGCTGGTCGACTCAACCTTCACCACGCCTTATCTGCTCAAACCGTTCGAGCACGGAGCGGACTTCGTCTATCACTCGGCCACCAAATTCCTCGGTGGCCACGGCACGACGATCGGCGGCGTGCTGGTGGACGGCGGCACGTTCGACTTCGAAGCCTCGGGGCGCTTCCCCGAATTCACCGAACCTTACGACGGCTTTCACGGCATGGTGTTCACCGAGGAGAGCACCGTCGCGCCGTTTCTGCTGCGAGCGCGCCGCGAGGGCCTGCGCGACTTCGGCGCATGCCTGCATCCGCAAGCCGCATGGCAACTGCTGCAAGGTATCGAGACACTGCCGTTGCGAATGGAACGGCACGTTGCCAACACGCGCCGGGTGGTCGATTTCCTCGCCGGTCACGCCGCGGTCGAGGCCGTCGCCTATCCGGAACTGCCGACGCACCCCGACCACGCGCTCGCGAAGCGGCTGCTGCCGCGCGGCGCCGGCGCCGTGTTCAGCTTCAATCTGCGCGGCGACCGCGCGGCCGGACGCAGCTTTATCGAGGCGCTCTCGCTGTTCTCGCATCTCGCAAACGTGGGCGACGCGCGCTCGCTCGTGATCCATCCCGCATCGACCACGCACTTTCGCATGGACACCGCCGCACTCGCCGCGGCCGGTATCGCCGAAGGCACGATCCGCCTCTCGATCGGCCTCGAAGATCCCGACGATCTGATCGACGACCTCAAGCGCGCGCTAAAGGCCGCACAGAAAGCGGGCAGTTCGAGCGCACTGCACGGCGGCGCGTCCGGCAGTGCCGCCCAACCCCGCCCGGAGTCCGCATGA
- a CDS encoding alpha/beta fold hydrolase translates to MILTVQGKPAFAYTGGKAFDASLPTAVFIHGAEHDHSVWALQTRYFAHHGFGVLAVDLPGHCRSSGPALTTIPALADWLAALLDAAGVQRAFIAGHSMGSLIALDFAGRYPERATHLALLATAMPMDVSDALLDAALNREPEAIGMVNQWSHSTIAAKPSCPGPGFWLHGMNQRLMERVSARGEPHLFHTDFTACNTYADGPARAAQVRCAARLIVGRRDAMTPPRAARALADTLAQAGIPVDTVTLEAGHALMTEQPDATLDALFSFAS, encoded by the coding sequence ATGATCCTCACCGTTCAAGGCAAGCCCGCCTTTGCGTACACCGGCGGCAAAGCGTTCGACGCTAGCCTGCCGACCGCCGTATTCATCCACGGCGCCGAGCATGACCACAGCGTATGGGCGCTGCAGACCCGTTACTTCGCGCATCACGGCTTCGGCGTGCTGGCCGTGGATCTGCCCGGCCACTGCCGCAGCAGCGGCCCGGCGCTCACCACTATCCCGGCGCTCGCCGACTGGCTGGCCGCGCTGCTCGACGCCGCGGGCGTGCAACGCGCGTTCATAGCCGGCCACAGCATGGGCTCGCTGATCGCGCTCGACTTCGCCGGCCGCTATCCGGAGCGGGCGACGCACCTCGCCCTGCTCGCCACGGCAATGCCGATGGACGTTTCCGACGCGTTGCTCGACGCCGCCCTCAACCGCGAACCCGAAGCGATCGGCATGGTCAACCAGTGGTCGCATTCCACCATCGCCGCCAAGCCTTCCTGTCCCGGCCCCGGCTTCTGGCTGCACGGCATGAACCAGCGGCTGATGGAACGTGTGTCGGCACGCGGCGAGCCACACCTGTTCCACACCGATTTCACCGCCTGCAATACCTACGCGGACGGGCCGGCCCGCGCCGCACAGGTGCGCTGCGCCGCGCGCCTGATCGTAGGCCGGCGCGACGCGATGACGCCGCCGCGCGCAGCCAGGGCGCTCGCCGACACGCTCGCGCAGGCAGGCATACCGGTCGATACGGTCACGCTCGAAGCCGGCCACGCGTTGATGACCGAGCAACCCGACGCCACGCTCGACGCCCTCTTCAGCTTCGCTTCCTGA
- a CDS encoding Mpo1-like protein, with amino-acid sequence MAQTTHTDHFASFAEFYPYYLNEHRNTVSRRLHFVGSLGVIGCLAMALATGDWLWLPAAVICGYGFAWVGHFFFEKNRPATFRHPLYSLMGDWVMFKDICVGKISL; translated from the coding sequence ATGGCTCAAACCACACACACCGATCACTTTGCGAGTTTCGCGGAGTTCTATCCGTATTATCTGAACGAGCATCGCAACACCGTCTCGCGGCGGCTGCATTTCGTGGGGTCGCTCGGCGTGATCGGCTGTCTCGCGATGGCGCTCGCCACGGGCGACTGGCTATGGCTGCCCGCTGCCGTGATCTGCGGATACGGCTTTGCCTGGGTCGGGCATTTCTTCTTCGAGAAGAACCGGCCGGCTACCTTCCGGCATCCGCTTTACAGCCTGATGGGCGACTGGGTGATGTTCAAGGACATCTGCGTCGGCAAGATTTCGTTGTAG
- a CDS encoding YihY family inner membrane protein, with translation MLSRVRFDLDTLKRLAQFAAQRSSEDRIPQVAGSLTFTTMLSLVPLATVAFALFTAFPIFASFQMSLQIFLADHLMPAQLNSQIFNYLNQFASKAKGLTTIGMIFLFVTAVMTMMTVESAFNVIWRVRKARPIAQRILVYWAIITLGPILIGVSLSISSYLFTQSMTFTAAQRMTPVIEWALAGAALPLTAVAFTILYVYLPNCRVEWRDAVIGGVTAAVAFELAKRGFGYYVRRIPTYTAVYGAFAAVPLFLLWMYLCWFITLAGAMIASALPAIRIGQFHRPTFEGSNLFDSLELLARLSEARDAGKRGYTVPELSRMLRRDMGTTINLLEKLEEIEWIARLQENGARPHFLLLANPAQITVERLFGLFVIDRAELGYQLELASTRVDGEMLLAALENDKLKVTLAALLTARAAARAAQAAENESGTSSMPHQAA, from the coding sequence TTGTTGTCCAGGGTGCGTTTCGATCTCGATACGCTCAAACGGCTCGCGCAATTTGCCGCGCAGCGCAGCAGCGAAGACCGCATTCCGCAGGTGGCCGGCAGCCTCACGTTCACCACCATGCTCTCGCTCGTGCCGCTCGCCACGGTCGCGTTCGCGTTGTTCACCGCGTTTCCGATCTTTGCTTCGTTCCAGATGTCGCTGCAGATTTTTCTTGCCGACCATCTGATGCCCGCGCAGCTCAACAGTCAGATCTTCAATTATCTGAATCAGTTTGCTTCGAAGGCGAAGGGCCTGACGACCATCGGTATGATTTTTCTGTTCGTCACCGCCGTGATGACGATGATGACGGTGGAGTCCGCCTTCAACGTGATCTGGCGCGTGCGCAAGGCGCGGCCGATCGCGCAGCGCATTCTGGTGTATTGGGCGATCATCACGCTCGGCCCGATTCTGATCGGCGTGAGCCTGTCGATTTCATCGTACCTGTTCACGCAATCCATGACCTTCACGGCGGCCCAGCGCATGACGCCGGTGATCGAGTGGGCGCTCGCCGGCGCCGCGCTGCCGCTGACCGCGGTCGCCTTCACGATTCTCTACGTCTATCTGCCGAATTGCCGCGTGGAATGGCGCGACGCGGTGATCGGCGGCGTGACCGCCGCGGTCGCTTTCGAGCTCGCGAAGCGCGGCTTCGGCTATTACGTGCGGCGCATTCCAACCTACACCGCGGTGTACGGCGCATTCGCGGCCGTGCCGCTGTTTCTGCTATGGATGTACCTGTGCTGGTTCATCACGCTCGCGGGCGCGATGATCGCTTCGGCGTTGCCGGCCATACGCATCGGCCAGTTTCACCGGCCCACCTTCGAGGGCAGCAATCTGTTCGACTCGCTCGAACTGCTCGCGCGGCTCTCGGAAGCGCGCGACGCGGGCAAGCGCGGCTACACCGTGCCGGAACTCTCGCGCATGCTTCGCCGCGATATGGGCACCACGATCAACCTGCTGGAGAAGCTCGAGGAGATCGAGTGGATCGCGCGTTTGCAGGAGAACGGGGCGCGTCCGCATTTCCTGCTGCTCGCGAATCCGGCGCAGATCACGGTCGAACGCCTGTTCGGCCTGTTCGTGATCGACCGCGCGGAGCTCGGGTATCAACTCGAACTGGCGTCCACCCGTGTGGATGGTGAAATGCTGCTGGCGGCGCTGGAGAACGACAAGCTGAAAGTGACGCTCGCCGCGTTGCTGACCGCACGCGCAGCCGCCCGTGCCGCGCAGGCCGCGGAGAACGAATCCGGCACGTCTTCCATGCCGCATCAGGCGGCTTGA
- the wrbA gene encoding NAD(P)H:quinone oxidoreductase, whose protein sequence is MKDILVLYYSRHGATRELALAVAHGVDSIPGMQARVRTVPPVSTVCEATQPDIPAEGPPYVELRDLEECAGLALGSPTRFGNMAASLKYFLDGTTPQWLSGALAGKPACVFTSTGSLHGGQESTLLSMMLPLLHHGMLIVGIPYTESALSTTQTGGTPYGASHFARAGRAEHGISADEKTLAIALGARVARTAASMSERP, encoded by the coding sequence ATGAAAGACATTCTCGTGCTCTATTACAGCCGTCACGGCGCCACGCGCGAGCTTGCGCTGGCGGTCGCGCACGGCGTCGACAGCATCCCCGGCATGCAGGCGCGTGTGCGCACCGTGCCGCCGGTATCCACCGTCTGTGAAGCGACCCAGCCCGATATTCCCGCCGAAGGGCCGCCCTACGTCGAACTGCGCGATCTCGAAGAATGCGCCGGTCTCGCGCTCGGTTCGCCTACCCGCTTCGGCAACATGGCCGCGTCGCTCAAATACTTTCTCGACGGCACCACGCCGCAGTGGCTGTCCGGCGCCCTTGCCGGCAAGCCAGCCTGCGTGTTCACGTCCACCGGCAGCCTGCACGGCGGCCAGGAATCCACGCTGCTCTCCATGATGCTGCCGCTTCTGCATCACGGCATGCTGATTGTCGGCATTCCGTACACTGAGAGCGCGCTGAGCACCACGCAAACCGGCGGCACACCTTATGGTGCGTCGCATTTCGCGCGCGCGGGCAGAGCCGAACACGGCATCTCCGCAGACGAGAAGACGCTCGCCATCGCGCTCGGCGCACGTGTCGCACGCACGGCGGCATCCATGAGCGAAAGGCCGTGA
- a CDS encoding DUF2069 domain-containing protein, with the protein MNKPDAQQPAADVSTHGPLRPNATSVQRNRAAALGATTALAVLIALCVAWEWRLAPLRPGGSALVLKALPLLLALPGVWRQRLYTLQWASMLILLYFAEGVVRGWSDRGLSAGLGWLEATLSAVFFVCALAYVAPFKRAAKRAARQAAKQANTTT; encoded by the coding sequence GTGAACAAGCCGGACGCCCAACAACCGGCCGCAGACGTCTCAACGCATGGGCCGCTGCGCCCAAACGCTACCTCTGTGCAGCGAAATCGCGCCGCCGCGCTCGGCGCGACCACTGCACTGGCTGTGCTGATCGCCCTGTGCGTCGCGTGGGAGTGGCGGCTCGCGCCGCTGCGCCCCGGCGGCTCGGCGCTCGTGCTCAAGGCCTTGCCGCTGCTGCTCGCGCTGCCGGGCGTGTGGCGGCAGCGGCTTTATACGCTGCAATGGGCGTCGATGCTGATCCTGCTGTACTTCGCCGAAGGCGTTGTGCGGGGCTGGAGCGACCGCGGGCTGAGCGCCGGTCTCGGCTGGCTGGAAGCCACGCTCTCCGCGGTGTTTTTCGTCTGCGCGCTGGCTTACGTCGCGCCGTTCAAACGCGCGGCGAAACGGGCCGCAAGACAAGCTGCAAAACAGGCCAACACGACCACCTGA
- a CDS encoding FAD-binding oxidoreductase — protein sequence MTQTAFLAACREAIGATQVLTDPHDTAPYLTDWRRRYTGAAGAVLCPATPDEVAALVKLAVEHRIALVPQGGNTGLAGGATPDASGAQAVISLRRLNRVRDIDPHNNTITVEAGVILAEVQKHAEEAGRLFPLSLAAEGSCTIGGNLATNAGGTGVLRYGNTRELCLGLEVVTPQGELWDGLRGLRKDNTGYDLRDLFIGAEGTLGIITAAVLKLHPQPAARVTALAALASPHAALDFLSLTQRVAGPLLTGFELMSDFCLRLVGRHFEQMRYPFAEPYAQVVLLELSDSESEEHARELFERLMETALEDGLVQDAVVAENLGQSRAFWNLREHIPLAQAEEGLNIKHDIAVPISRIGHFIEETDAAIAQAVPGARMVTFGHLGDGNLHYNVQAPEGVDAKAFLEQYQGAINQIVYDSVHRHRGSISAEHGLGQLKIDEAMHYKQDVEVQLMRAVKRALDPLNLMNPGKVLR from the coding sequence ATGACCCAAACCGCTTTTCTCGCTGCCTGCCGCGAGGCCATCGGCGCCACGCAGGTGCTGACCGATCCGCACGACACCGCCCCCTACCTGACCGACTGGCGCCGCCGCTACACCGGCGCGGCGGGCGCGGTGCTCTGTCCGGCCACGCCTGACGAAGTCGCGGCGCTCGTGAAGCTCGCCGTCGAGCATCGCATCGCGCTGGTCCCGCAAGGCGGCAACACGGGTCTCGCCGGCGGCGCAACGCCGGACGCAAGCGGCGCACAGGCAGTCATCAGCTTGCGGCGTCTGAACCGGGTGCGTGACATCGATCCGCACAACAATACGATTACCGTGGAAGCCGGCGTCATCCTCGCCGAAGTGCAGAAGCACGCCGAGGAGGCCGGCCGTCTGTTCCCGCTGAGCCTCGCTGCCGAAGGCAGTTGCACGATCGGCGGCAATCTCGCCACCAATGCGGGCGGCACCGGTGTGCTGCGCTACGGCAACACGCGCGAGCTGTGCCTCGGCCTCGAAGTGGTCACGCCGCAAGGCGAACTGTGGGACGGCCTGCGCGGACTGCGCAAGGACAATACCGGCTACGATCTGCGCGACCTCTTTATCGGCGCGGAAGGCACGCTCGGCATCATCACCGCCGCCGTGCTCAAGTTGCATCCGCAACCGGCCGCGCGCGTCACGGCGCTCGCCGCACTCGCGTCGCCGCACGCCGCGCTCGATTTTCTGTCGCTCACGCAGCGCGTCGCCGGGCCGCTGCTGACCGGTTTCGAATTGATGTCGGATTTTTGCCTGCGTCTGGTCGGCCGGCACTTCGAGCAGATGCGTTATCCGTTCGCCGAGCCGTACGCGCAGGTCGTGCTGCTCGAACTGTCGGACAGCGAAAGCGAGGAGCACGCGCGCGAACTGTTCGAGCGTCTGATGGAAACGGCGCTCGAAGACGGCCTGGTGCAGGACGCCGTGGTCGCGGAAAATCTGGGCCAGTCGCGGGCGTTCTGGAATCTGCGCGAACACATTCCGCTCGCCCAGGCCGAAGAAGGCCTGAACATCAAGCACGATATCGCGGTGCCGATCTCGCGCATCGGCCATTTCATCGAGGAAACCGACGCGGCAATCGCGCAGGCTGTGCCCGGCGCGCGCATGGTGACGTTCGGCCATCTCGGCGACGGCAATCTGCACTACAACGTGCAGGCGCCCGAGGGCGTCGACGCAAAGGCGTTCCTCGAACAGTACCAAGGCGCGATCAATCAGATCGTCTACGACAGCGTGCATCGGCATCGCGGCAGCATTAGCGCGGAACACGGGCTCGGCCAGTTGAAAATCGACGAGGCTATGCACTACAAGCAGGACGTCGAGGTGCAGTTGATGCGCGCCGTCAAACGCGCGCTCGATCCGCTGAACCTGATGAATCCGGGCAAGGTGCTACGCTAG
- a CDS encoding metallophosphoesterase — protein MKIRVLSDLHLENDEPELIPHAQADLIVLAGDIHNHAAGPRWAAQTFDGAVPVVYVPGNHEYYDGEFSALEAALHDAAAQVDNVHVLNNAALVDPQGRWRVLGTTLWTDFALYGNDTDTLAGSIEASRRAMLDFRGLIQMNWPHDTHDATRDFTPDDSLALHRQAHAWLESELVKPFGGKTIVVTHHAPHRLSLAERYAEDLVSAGFVNHLPDLVGPPVALWIHGHTHTPFDYSVNGTRVVCNPRGYLDRRTGLLENPLFAWDKVVEI, from the coding sequence GTGAAGATTCGAGTGCTGTCCGATCTGCATCTGGAGAATGACGAGCCCGAACTGATTCCGCATGCGCAGGCGGATCTGATCGTGCTGGCGGGCGACATTCACAATCACGCGGCCGGACCGCGCTGGGCCGCTCAGACTTTCGACGGCGCCGTGCCGGTGGTCTACGTGCCCGGCAATCACGAGTACTACGACGGCGAGTTCAGTGCGCTCGAAGCCGCGCTTCACGACGCGGCCGCGCAGGTCGACAACGTGCATGTGCTGAACAACGCCGCGCTGGTCGACCCGCAAGGCCGGTGGCGGGTGCTCGGCACGACCTTGTGGACCGACTTCGCGTTATATGGAAACGACACGGATACGCTCGCCGGGTCGATCGAGGCTTCGCGCCGGGCCATGCTCGATTTTCGCGGCCTGATCCAGATGAACTGGCCGCACGACACTCACGACGCAACGCGCGACTTCACTCCCGACGACTCGCTCGCGCTGCACCGGCAAGCGCACGCCTGGCTGGAAAGCGAACTCGTCAAACCGTTCGGCGGCAAAACGATCGTCGTCACGCATCACGCGCCGCACCGGTTGAGTCTTGCCGAGCGCTATGCGGAAGACCTCGTGTCGGCGGGCTTTGTCAATCATTTGCCGGACCTCGTGGGACCGCCGGTCGCGTTGTGGATTCATGGGCATACGCATACGCCGTTCGACTACAGCGTGAACGGCACGCGCGTGGTCTGCAATCCGCGCGGCTATCTCGACCGGCGCACAGGGCTGCTGGAGAATCCGTTGTTTGCGTGGGATAAGGTTGTCGAGATCTAG
- a CDS encoding SOS response-associated peptidase, whose translation MCGRISQYRDPHLYAELLGLADPLMLFDAADRRPGYNLAPGTHPLAVYPDQTMRAIHWGYCPDWAREQHLPQTVNARADAAPNGRYFKELWKTGRVLVPADGWFEWRVETSPVASIAESKDKADESSVRQPYFVHLKSDAPMYLAALSSVRGTGAQTEGMGMVIVTATADAGLVDVHGRRPLAFAPDAARRWLDPALPLDELEQLARSAGLAAARFRWHKVSREVDRTLNDEPGLIAAVN comes from the coding sequence ATGTGTGGTCGAATCAGCCAGTACCGCGATCCGCATCTCTACGCCGAGCTCCTCGGCCTTGCCGATCCGCTGATGCTCTTCGATGCCGCTGACCGGCGTCCCGGCTACAACCTCGCTCCCGGCACGCACCCGCTCGCGGTCTACCCGGATCAGACGATGCGCGCGATCCACTGGGGGTATTGCCCGGACTGGGCACGCGAACAGCATCTGCCGCAGACTGTCAACGCGCGCGCCGACGCCGCGCCGAACGGGCGCTACTTCAAGGAGCTGTGGAAAACCGGACGGGTCTTGGTACCCGCGGACGGCTGGTTCGAATGGCGCGTGGAAACCTCGCCCGTGGCCAGCATTGCGGAGAGCAAAGACAAAGCAGACGAGTCCTCGGTGCGCCAGCCCTACTTCGTGCACCTGAAAAGCGACGCCCCCATGTACCTGGCGGCGCTATCGAGCGTACGCGGCACCGGGGCGCAAACGGAAGGTATGGGAATGGTGATCGTGACGGCCACTGCGGACGCGGGTCTCGTAGACGTGCACGGTCGCCGTCCGCTGGCATTCGCGCCGGACGCTGCGCGCCGCTGGCTGGACCCGGCGTTGCCGCTCGACGAACTCGAGCAGTTGGCGCGCAGTGCGGGTTTAGCCGCCGCGCGCTTTCGCTGGCACAAAGTGAGCCGCGAAGTGGACCGCACGCTCAATGACGAACCGGGTTTGATCGCCGCGGTGAACTGA
- a CDS encoding LysR family transcriptional regulator, whose amino-acid sequence MDTLQNMRVFVRVVEAGSFTGAAQHLNTTTAYASRAVSDLEAHLRTRLLNRTTRRIALTEAGERYLQRCEQILAYVDQAEAEAGDAHARPSGKLKVHAMTSFGQHYVVPAAGRYQERYPDVQIELTLAQRMPDLLDEGFDVSLTLATGLPDSGLVSQRLGSAFSIACASPAYLELHGVPQTPADLVRHTCLQMVTPVFPTDKWTFDGPNGEETIALGPTTFQVNVAEAMAVAVSSGMGVGLIPIYSAISGLRSGELVWLLPEYTSQAMNLYALYPSRQYLDAKIRTWVEFLRDVLPATLAADHAELREFART is encoded by the coding sequence ATGGATACGCTTCAAAACATGCGCGTATTTGTCCGCGTCGTCGAAGCGGGCAGCTTTACGGGTGCCGCGCAGCATCTGAACACGACCACGGCCTATGCGTCGCGCGCAGTGTCCGATCTGGAAGCGCATCTGCGCACGCGCCTCTTGAACCGCACCACGCGCCGCATCGCGCTGACCGAGGCCGGCGAGCGCTACCTGCAGCGCTGCGAGCAGATTCTCGCGTACGTGGATCAGGCGGAAGCCGAGGCGGGCGACGCCCACGCCCGTCCGTCCGGCAAGCTCAAGGTGCACGCCATGACGAGCTTCGGCCAGCACTATGTGGTGCCCGCCGCGGGCCGCTATCAGGAGCGCTACCCGGACGTCCAGATCGAACTGACGCTCGCGCAGCGTATGCCCGATCTGCTCGACGAAGGCTTCGACGTGTCGCTCACGCTCGCAACCGGTCTGCCGGATTCGGGGCTGGTGTCGCAGCGCCTCGGCAGCGCGTTCAGCATTGCATGCGCGTCGCCGGCCTATCTGGAACTGCACGGCGTGCCGCAAACGCCCGCGGACCTTGTGCGTCACACCTGTCTGCAAATGGTCACGCCGGTTTTCCCGACCGACAAATGGACCTTCGACGGCCCGAACGGCGAGGAAACGATCGCCCTCGGACCGACCACCTTCCAGGTGAACGTGGCCGAAGCGATGGCGGTGGCTGTATCGAGCGGCATGGGCGTCGGGCTGATTCCGATCTACTCGGCGATCAGCGGCTTGCGAAGCGGCGAACTGGTGTGGCTGCTGCCGGAATACACGTCGCAGGCGATGAATCTGTACGCGTTGTACCCGTCGCGGCAGTATCTGGACGCCAAGATCCGCACGTGGGTCGAGTTCCTGCGCGACGTATTGCCCGCGACGCTGGCCGCGGATCACGCCGAACTGCGCGAGTTCGCGCGCACCTGA